ctgttccatctctttatttcttaggcgttgcacccttcccTTCTGGCATCTTGTTAAtcctcttggacaccattggccttcctaccacacATATTTTCTTTTGTTGTCTTCCTTTCCACGATCagtccagtcttggtcaacaacccTTTTTccgagccgatcatgaacacttttattttttaagcgtcgatccatgttattctgatgatatgcatcttgagcatggatagatcggcggCTGGTTTGAGACTCTCTATACtaccgatattgattgctacattctggaccgttatgtctggtaggcaacttcaaaccttcattccagcaatgtctgaagaaaggacaattccaatgtaattcggcttgttctctttcatacctctcttcttctagttgatgccggtacgcttgatcttttagccaatgctgataatccttttgcttctgctgctgccatttattcaacagaatccgagatgtgacccgcGGCTTTGTCATCCCTGCTTTTGACGTTTCCCcttgctcgtatcggctcttttgctcagcACGACGTCTTATAATTTCTCTGTACTCGTCAACTGATACTTGCATATTGGGATCGActgctctagcttcttttgatttggttgatgttaggaccttagtttttcctttgagtaacctagcatcaaccatgttttgatctcatgggaaaggattatcatcaactttcattttccgaggcgtatcaaatttgagcctcccctactgaataactttctgtatatgctgcctaaagattctgcattcattagtggaatgagaagtagcattatggaacttgcagaacttcttattctttaactgatcggggggcaacatgacatgaccatcgggcaacttgatctgtcctttctcaagcaagaaatcgaagagcttatctgatttggtgatatcgaagtcatagctctcctcaactcctattccccaaggatttggcaccatcactgctTTCTTGCCCCAGTTCCATTTAGctatagcaacctcttcttcttcatcttcatagccgtcatcgactgagtatggatcgtaagcttcggctactgttgTACTCTTCTGGAACTGTgaatctctgcgcatattctggaattggctattgagcactgccactcgttgagccaattgacctaggttgtcaaattcttgtcccagcaacttttctttccacataGGCAGCAtttcttgaacagctaaagcagctagttggtCATCggtcaagtttaaggagaagcacaagttcctggtttctcaaaatctctgaagaaattcagtgcccgattcattagtcttctatctcatagttgtcagatcggtaatcttcttttctccagtcctagtgtaaaatatgtatgaaacttcttctccatgtcagcctaattggcaatggaattgactggcaatgatgaaaacaaagtgaaggctggccctaataaggacagagagaagaaatgaACCCAATGGacgtcctcaactgatgcttcgcccaattgtgtaagataccgactaacatgttctatcgtgctcgtactgtcttggccagtgaacttagcgaattctaggaagcctataatttgtgggaagtgagaccaaatcataccattctggatatgggcagtttgtatgaaaaggtcagcccttttagcTTCataccgaactgattcttcatcatctcggtcaccctcagcagtaattcatcagcatttgaatttggagttCTCTACACCTGTTGACCCATCTAGTGCATTGAAATCCCTTGTGCCttggtatcctagatttggcatcatgtgaatggcgttataatccatgccatagtgatacccttagtggaatctcaatctactgggttctttgctggcttgctgcttaaagtctctgattgtagacataaggatctatatcactatggatcttttgaattgatggtgctattttttgagccgacgacggtgtgtggcctgatgtgccaaaattgactaTCTGGTTCTAAttttgccccgccggctgttgcacatgttgtattgacggtctaggattgtaaTATGTCTGATTTGCAGCAAGCCCCTTGAGcatgttcagatgaaccctgagcTGTCTGGACACTACCACCaccagctggtgctacttcttgatggctggtaccgacttgattagtcccttgggtcaacggatctaGGATGTTGTAATAGGCCGGTTCGCCTTGACCAACCGAactccatgaatcgcctctctcatggcgttgtggaatatgtctacgaaagcttcattatggcttgatatggcatcacgaacagatttgtctacaacttctttAAATAAACGCCTATCTTTATCCTCAGTCGTATATgtctgcccatgtaatagaactcttggtagtggaaatttctgaatatttgtgttgtcacatgttttggtgtaggacaatagaCACTTGTtttgaaactcttctatagctttgctgatgatacccttatccccatcaggtagatcttcataatgtagcataaggatgtcattattgttgtgaaccgccataatgattgtggggtcccactaggcgtgccagaaacagtgtgtcgacacagaattttcgtcccgtgctgaggacacacgcagcaagccggaagggtctgctcgatagaGTTGTAGATCCatctagcttcaacgcagggatggtcaatcctgcgcactcctcccgagactgtgccagtcaatttgaccctttaattggcaaggagagaaagtttatcagtaattaagggcggaacatgccgatgttgccagacagtctcgaatgtgcgactctgagagccgatatgaaaggaaatcgactaaacagtcgattccagcatattcgtaagaatgaatcagttaaagctcattggtTTGTACCAGAAGAATCGTtcatcattcagaataaatatcattaattgaacaaatattaatcaatggtaataagatgTCAACGATGATtggttcatgctaagccaatgattacaagtgaCCGAACCCCTTTTCCAtataaagaaacaactcaacaccacttaaccagtttggtaaagataaatctaatgaacatgttagatcttatctatcgctatgaccagtggggcatgaggcagaatcatgcaggtcatagaaataacaatagactctatgaccctaactcattaccaatatcagtggggcatgaggcagaatcatgcaagccgtaatacaataatgagatcatagggctaacacatcttttaatctatctttacttcaacggtctcgtgatgcgaactgttcgtgaaagcacttgatatcggctaaaacagtcgattcaggcatagcgcacagttgaagtcatgccttatcaggaatagatctatcaaataatgatccccactccatggtgctaacagtggggtgtgaggcagaatcacacaggcctgtgataacgggccatggaacggttttcgctagccaataaatctactcaagacgcaaacTATGCTACAACCGCACAcaatgcacgatcaagattgaagtaaaacagccgataaaacgtaactcatcatttaatgtgtagattagattagttcagattaacaaacgatgggctaaacaagatataaggccgatctagatcaatcccaatcggacagagtgatattgctgtaatttagacaaataatgaaaacaacaagcaatatcgataacttaatgaatctaccagagacttgtcattctaaggtagagccgataacttgaccttgatctagttcatgcagtgggggtcgaccggattgatgcagccgtacgaatagaggtataagccatgacggtacttataacaagcagtggaggtcgaccggatcgatgcagccgtacttgctgaaaaactcgccgagatctactctactcctactcctaaggggtggtcggagccgaaaaaagtaattgacttgtattggattgattgttgttcttttacaatagccgaggtttggtatttatacccggagtcgaaacatgaatcctactcgatcACAATTCGTTACAATCTTAAGCATAAacgaaacattcctaatttaaggttacttggactctaatctttcccttcttGCAGAGTCTAATATGTAGTTTTCTGGCgccaaccgtagttcatcatTGCTATCTGCTAACGTCATCCCAAGAGATCCGATTCCAGAGTCATATCTAAATCAGCTGACGCCGATCCTCattcaatcgattccttgattggcataatctcGGAAGCCTGCTAGTTCCCgcactcttctcccaaattttggtgtaaacagaatgATTTAGCATGTGAGCCCCACATGTCTTGCTATTTTTATTGATATATAATTGGTCTCATAAATGATTCACAtggaaaaaaaaatcaactacaaaatttggtCTCTTGAAACACTACAAATTTGATGTGTGTCTTCGTCAAAAAtcatttaaaaattcaaaaaatgAATTTCATAATCACACAACATAAAACAAACATTTGGACCTTGAAGCATCTCAAGTAAAAAGATTTTTCATCCACAAATGTTTTAGATCCCATTGAGATCTATGACTTTGCTATGGACCATATAAATgttcgaggtcatttgaaaaaaaaacaattaaaTATGAGAATTAAAAGATGAATATTTGGGTCTCCAAATGATCCCATTATATAAAAATGTGTCgagtacaaagttgtagatctcatgtaGAGTTTTAGCTTTGATATGACTACGTCAACATCAAGGTTGTTTGAACAATTAAAAAATAATTTTAAACTCGAGAACAATTCAAAAATTCAAGAAAGAAGAAAATTAAATCTAATAATCTATTCCACCAGGTGTTAGGTGTTGGGCCTAAATTTAACGGTCCATATAAAGGTCTATACGTATAATACTTATTATAatatattattattactactaaCTCGATTTGTGTGTTATTCTCCCAAAAAAAAACTGGATTTGTGTGCCATGAAGTTTGGACGACTTTTGGACTTGTTGTCTGCTTCCtcgtttttttagataatggaacaaaGTTCCAGCCTCTACCATCAGTGGATGATACACGGCTGACAGTCACAGAAAAACACAAAAGCCATGAGGCTTACAAGTCCAAGGAAAAGAAACAAAGTTCAGCCCAACTAGTGGGTGCAGCGAACAAAGCAAAACACTAGGCTTCAATATGATTCATGAAGTTCCAGCCGAACTTCGCGAAGACAGCCATAATCAATGTCTCCCGTCTTCTGCTTCCTCATAAAGTACACTAATTCTAATCCGACATGGAAGCTTAATCCAACATGGTGTCCTGCTCCGGACCGTCCGGGCCGATTCCAAAATCCTGATATCACCGTGGCCGATCAAACTCTTTATCTTTCCTCCTGTATATATATAGCTGACCAAGGGTACGAGGCAATAATCCACCAAACAGCCAAGAGGTGGATCCCTCCTTGTCTTGCGAATCTTCTTATCGTCGACCAGGAAGAGGAACCATGGAGGAACACGCAGACGCTACTAAATTGGGATCATCCATGTCGTCCTGCTTGCCCTTGCTCGTCTTCCAACACCGTCATCACGGCCAAGAGGACGTTGACAACGAGATGCTAATGTTCAGCATATCCAAGCAAAGCCTGCACAAGAACATGGAGCATGGCCTTCTAGCCGTAGGCAACAGCAGCATGTGCTGGACCACTCCACAAGGCTGGATACTCCTGGCCCGCGCCCGGGACCATGACGCGGCGGTCTCTTCAGCTTGCCTATGGAACCCTAGCACCGGCGACAAGCTTCCGTTACCAGATATCATCACAGAGGAGCATGAAATCCCATACCACAACAGGTGCATGCTCTCCCACAAGGACCCAACTCATCCAGGATGTGTCGTCGTGCTCTTCAGTTATGAAACGCCTGATTTCTGGCATTGTCACACCGCTGGTGACGGCGGCGAGAACAACAGCATCAGTTGGAGACATCACTCCTACGACATCGGTAACTGTGCTTCTGTCCCCAAGCCACCAAAGGGAAAGAAGGCACGTCGTAGTATCCGTCCTATCAAGAGAGTCATCTCCGTAATGGCTTCCTTCCAAGGAAAAATCTACTTCAGCCAATCGTCGTCTAAAGACAATATGTGTGCCATAGATTTCTCATCCTGCACTTCCACGACAAATCACAACCGCCCTAGGTTCCAAAAGTTCAACTTCCCTTTCGTCGACCTCCCCAAAGAATTGTCCTCAGGCAATAAGTGGTTGGTTGAGTCGCAAGATCAACTCTTTGCAGTCGCCATGGGCTTCATTGCCTTCAATCCAAACAATATTGGCGCCATAGAGGTGTATAGGATGGATTCCTCCTCGTCAACACAAGACCGTTGGCGCAGGGTGCATGACATTGGAGATGTTGTGTTTCTCTTGGAGGATGCAAACACGGCGGCTTCTTGCTCGGCGAGCATTTTGGGACTGAAAGCAAACCAGATATTCTTCATGAAGAATATCATCGATGATGATGCTGACTTGTGCATTTTTGACTTGGAAACAAACACTCAAGAGATTACCCAGGTCCACCATCACGACGACTTGATTCTCTGCCGCAAACCTTTCTGGATTGTGCCACCTAGCTAAGCTAGCTACGTACCTCTAAATACACATTACTTCTTGCTATTATCTATTATTTACTTCGTCTTATGTGAAGAAACACCATATAGGAACAATTATGTAAGTTAGTATATATACATTCCTGGTTTCATGTGTTATGGTAGGGTACTATACTATATCTTCTTGTCATTGGATTTTTGTTAAAATATAAGGAATTTGTTTATATTTCCCAATCAGCTCATTAGGCTATTTAGCTCATCTGGATAATGCATTCAGCTCAATATGGCACCATGGTGTAAATAGATGAGCATTGCCTGTGTTTTCAGATGTGCCATGAGCCCTCTATTGGAAAAGAAAAAGGAACAGAAACTTGAATACTAACCTTATTTACCAATACAGAGGCTTCATAACTTCACTAAAATAGGGTGGTCACTAGGGGTCTGAAAACCCCTATGATCAAATACACATCCCCGTCAGATATTCAGATGTGCAGCTGTGCTGCAGCGGCTCCGTTGGAGGTTGGAGCCACATCCCACTATTTGTGACGGAAGTGCGGCCATGCGCATGTAAGAAACATGTGTTTGATTGCATAATTCTGAGTTTGATCTTTACGAAAAAATAGAACAAAGAACAAATGCGATGTTCTGTCATTGCAGTTAAAACGTTAGAAATCTGATATATATTAGTATATGTTTGCAATTATACCGTTAGAAATCTGATACTATATTAGTATAATAGGAAGGTTCATAGGCGACGAACATTGTTAAAGGCAATTCAATTTAGAAGTCATTATATATAGTAACATAGAGCAACGACTGGAGTCAGTTTCGTTCACTATTTTTTGTAGCGCTGTTTTTGATCCGTTGGTTGTACCATTCTCGTTGTGGTAAGTTTGATCTGCCAGATCTTGTCTTCATATGCCCGCACTTGGTATGGTATGCTGAAAAATAAATTtaatattttgtttttttataaactaattcaaatgtaTCATCATGACGTTTTCGTTTAGATTAGAATAGTATGAAGCACAGAGCAGGACAGCAGGTGGCCAGGACTTCCGTTGTTACAATATGTTGGATCAATCGACATGCATATAATTTAATTAAGAGCTACATTTACATATAATCCTGCGGCAACCAATGGCATTATATGTCATAAGTGCATAGGTTATAGTTTCAGAGCCTAAATATAGAATATTTTGTTCATATAAAACAGATACAATACATAATTACTCATGTAAACTGAAGTCAGCTGATGATGAAGCAGCTTTGACTCAGCAGTTTTCACTGGTACTCGGTTCTTGAGAGACCATTACTGAGTCAAAACTTTAAGCATCAGAGGATCAAACCTGATGGGAGAAAGAGAGCACAGGAGGCAAATGGATCAAACCACAGAGAATGAGCGAGAACAAAAGCCAATTAGCAATACAAAGACGCCACATAGAGGCAGCTCATTTTGTTTTGTACAAAGCACATAAGAGGAATTCATAAAGCATATCTCAATGCTAAAAGGATGCCTAAAGCCCTAAACAAACTAAAGAATGGCTTCCCTCAAGGAAGAACATGTATGCTTTCAGAAAATGAGAAACCATTTCCCAACTCATCAGCCTTAGCTGGAAGGGGCTGCAGAgaagttctatatatatataataaagagagagagagagagagagcaaatcCCTCAAACTGTAGTCTACCACAAGGACTCCACATATAATTTACAAAACTGAAACTGCCTGTGCATAAGTAGATGAGTGATTCGGCCGGCACATGTCCAAACTCCAAAGGACTCAAAGAAAATTGGCTGTGTATGACTATCAGCACCTAGATATACTTCCATCTCTACTCCACAAAATTATGTATTATTAGCAGCCACCTCATGAACCATGGATACATAAAACAAAGAGCATCGAGCCATATTAGCTTGCAACAGTGAGACATACGAGGCATTGACAATAAACATCTGAGGCCTCTGatcaataaaaaataaaataaaaatgtggAAGAGAACAGAGTAAAAATGAATGGAAAGGGGAAAGCACAGAGAAATATCAAGCATCTATTGCTTGCAAGCAAGCGTGATAAATAGACGATAGAGAGATTAATCTATCGTCCACTGGCAGAGGGCAGTGGAGGCAAAACTGGGTGCTCCCCACtccccaccacacacacacacacacactgcaAGTCTTCATCTATGCTTCTCAGCGACTGTGCCACACGTGCAGAAGTAGCGCTACTTTGTTGCATGTAGTAGACTCAAACTGTCAGACTGCCCTGTCTTTGTTTGGCACCACCCTCCGCCACTGCTATCGCCCACTTTGGAGTTTAGTAAATATAATCACTAATAATAGTATAAAGGAGGATGAGGTAAAACTACATCACTACGCAGCAAGAAGGGTGTCACAGTATGTATATAACACATAACTAAATATTGAGGTAAAACATAAGCAAAACATAAGCAAACAGGAAACTCACCAAATTGTCGTGGTCCGATTATGAGATATTGTACTGGTCAACAACAGCATAGTAACCTAAGAATGATAGCATCTCATAGTCAGTCGATAAGCCTCTAAACAGTGGAATAAGAAGAAAAAGAGACATACAACAAACTCACCAAGATGTTGTGACCCAATTCTGAGATTGTTTTGACCAGCAACACCAACAAGAAAGCACAATCTACGACAGCAGCATTCCGTAGTCAGTCACTAAGTCACTATATAGGGAAAGATATCCTCATACATTTGTCTGACAGATGAGATTGCAGCTGCTAATGAGGATGTAATTGTGGCAGATTTCTATTTGGATATGACATGCATCCTAAGTTCCTAACTCTTGTAAAACATTATGGTTTATATAAGGGCAAAATCCTCGCAGCACTGAAGAGCATATATACACTCTCTGCAACTTTAGAATGTATGAAGGTTAGGGAGGAAGAGGCTCTCACCTCGATCTGTGAAAGCCATTGTCACCACAAGAAACACAAGGAAGCCCAAGCTAGCAAGGACATCATATCTCAATTACCCACCAAACCAGCACTGAATACCACTGGATTTCCTTACATTCTTCCTTGCTGAGATACTTAACAAACCAAACAGCTTGAGAAAATTAACATGTTTCCATTTGCCTCCTACCTAGACTGGTCTAATTGAATTTAAGCTGGGACTTTCCTCAGCGTAATGAAACCTGAAAATACAAAGAATTAGAAATGAACTTGTATCATGGACAGAATAAGATCATCCTTTCATGTACCAGGAGCACTGCTGTTAAAAAACCATATACATAACAAATGGAccagaggcaaaaaaaaaaaggtggtGTATTTTTGCTTCAATGCTGGAATGCTGGTGATTGTGTACTGATATGTAATTATGCACATAGGATACATACGTGGGATGAACCTTTGTTTTTAATTAATCTGAACTTGTAAGCAGAATATgggcagaacattgtgatggtcATAAACTAAGCAAAGAAAGAAATATTAATTTTTCAATTTTCTATCTTTGATATTGTTGTTACTGTGGATAGATAGATAATTTCCTTAGCATTTCAGATTGGTGGCGCCTTCTGTGGCTGCACCACTGTGGATAAGCTCCTTAATGAAATTCCTCGATTGTAAGAATATAGCGCAGATAACATCTCCAAATAGAAAACAATTTGGCAGATAATATACATGGAGGCAAAGagagaaaaatacaaaaaaaaaacattttgacTCATCTACATACAGGATTACCCTCAAATTACAGATAATTTGCAATCAAACTTTTGAGACCATAAATAAAACAAACATCAATTTTATGAGGAACATGAAAACTCTATCCCTGTTCCTGTAATCAAATTTTGCAAGGAGCACAAACATGTTTACAAAATGGGGAAACAGTTTTTGATGAGAGAGCATCTCAGAAACTAAGATATAGTATAAAATCGAAGGCACGTAAACACCAGCATGCCATGTTGTGTATATTAATCTGTCAAATCAAATACCTTCAGGGAAAATAGCACCTGTATTTAGGAATAGAAGCAAAACTATTAGCTAAGCGTTTGGCAGTACATGATTACTATGCAAATGTATGAGCTTCCCAGCACTATAAGGATCATTTCTTGGGAAAGAAACAAGGGACGACGAGTATAGAGCATGACAAAGGGAAAATATCAATAGTCAAAATGAACTCAACCAAATATTAGAATGCAGTAAAGTTTAAGCAATATGAACAAGCTAGGTGATGTCTTCTTCCCATAATCCCATGGTTGAGTTTTTTATATTTAAGAAATATGACACCATGTTCTATTAGTCCACCATAATACAGAGTCATGGAATGATTTTGGTACAACCTATGACTTTCTAGTTGAATCGAGCCTGTAGCTCAGGCTGGAAAAGAATGCGACACAAACTTACAGAGTAGCAGTCAGACCACCCCTGAAATTATTTGGCTGAAAAAAAATTGCAGTGATCCCAAGCATGCAAGGCTTAGCAGAGGTAACCAAATATAAGTTGCAAAATTACATTCTTTTTCAAATTTTGATCATGTAAGAAGTAACCGACAGAAAGGAAAAAGGATGGACAATTTACTTCTCAGAGCCATAGCAATGCTTAATTACATGCGAGTTTCCTTGTTTAAGtatcaaaaaaatagaaaacaccTAGGTTAGTGTAACTGAATGTAAATATGGTGTTTCTTAGTATGTCAAAACCTGAAAAATACAAAGAATTACAGATTATTCAGTTATTCATACTGATGTGTAGGGTTGCTCAATAGATCTCTTGGTGAAATGAGTCAATCAACAATGAAATACACAGTTTCAATCTTTCTAATGGAAAAGTGCCAGGGCAAGTTCAATACATTTCACAACTCACAAATAATGATGAGTCAGCCAACCAAATACAGTGTGTTTTTCTTTGCATACCTGAATTATGGAAACATCCAGCTTAAGTGTTTATCCTTCTGTCTGTGTTCATCAGAGCATGTCATAGGTAAGCCAGAATTGTCAGAGCATGCCCAAGCTAATAACTAGGTAGCCATGACAGGGGACAGGACGGAAGGACAGAATACCTGAAGGCACTGCACCGTGgggtgggtgtgtgtgtgtgggtgggggtgggggggcagTGAATCTTTCGCGTTGTACCACCCGGAGGAACACGTCGGATGATCTGCGCTGTGGAGTCGATCTGCGTTGGAGTCCAGGCCCTAGTGGGCCAGGGCCAGGGCCAGCCCAGCccagataaaaaaaaaagaaaactaaggtggtgtttaaatccagaAAGTAAACTTGAGGATGTTATATGGGAGTGTtcggataataataataaaataaattatagaagtcctcagtaatccgcgagacgaatttattaagtctaattaatctgtcattagcacatgtttactgtagcaccatattgtcaaatcatgaactaattaggcttaaaaattcatctcgtaaattagtcgcaatctgtgccattagttattttttagtctatatttaatacttatgtgtccaaacatccgatgggatagGAAGTAAACTTTAGGGGAGGAACTAAATAAAGCCTATGCCAGCTTATACAAATAAATAATATAAATACTTCACCGCTTTCCGCTTTCACCGCTTGCGGCAAAGTGTTTTCGGGCTTTCGTCTCCGACTCCGAGTCCGGTGCAAGACTTCCGAGGAGCACGAGAAGAGCCGAGCCATCTCCCTCGCCGACCCCATTCCCTCGACCGGGTTCGTGCCCCCTACGCTCTTGTTGTTTGATTGGAGACCGGAGGATCTGGTTGTTTGATCGGAGACttgtttgtttgattgatccgCGTCCCCGCTCTTTCATCCCCCGTTGCGTGACttgtttgtttgattgatccgAACCCTAAACCCTCTTAGAGATGCTTGGTCGGAATGCCACGTCGCTACTTCTCACAATAGCTGATTTCGCCTGCAGCGATTGATTTATTTCATCCGATTATTAGATTAGATATACACGAATCCACCATCCACCGACATGATCGGATCCACAGATCCATGCCAGTTCAGGAAAACCACGTCTATGCCATTTCAGGAAATACAACTCGATTAATCGGGAGATCGAGGGTTTCGAACTCCACCCACTCGATTAATCGGGAGATCTACAAAGGGTTTCGGATCCAGAGTTCGATTACCGAGAGATTATTCGCTCGTTTGGGATCCACATAGTTCGGATACAAATTGTTGTCAGATACTTCAATCTGCGTCGTTTAACCCAACTTAAATGGATCGCGTCAGTCTTGTTGCGTCATTTGATCTCCATTAGATCACATTCAACTATT
The sequence above is drawn from the Miscanthus floridulus cultivar M001 chromosome 15, ASM1932011v1, whole genome shotgun sequence genome and encodes:
- the LOC136506681 gene encoding uncharacterized protein, coding for MEEHADATKLGSSMSSCLPLLVFQHRHHGQEDVDNEMLMFSISKQSLHKNMEHGLLAVGNSSMCWTTPQGWILLARARDHDAAVSSACLWNPSTGDKLPLPDIITEEHEIPYHNRCMLSHKDPTHPGCVVVLFSYETPDFWHCHTAGDGGENNSISWRHHSYDIGNCASVPKPPKGKKARRSIRPIKRVISVMASFQGKIYFSQSSSKDNMCAIDFSSCTSTTNHNRPRFQKFNFPFVDLPKELSSGNKWLVESQDQLFAVAMGFIAFNPNNIGAIEVYRMDSSSSTQDRWRRVHDIGDVVFLLEDANTAASCSASILGLKANQIFFMKNIIDDDADLCIFDLETNTQEITQVHHHDDLILCRKPFWIVPPS